One part of the Nitrosopumilus sp. genome encodes these proteins:
- the pheA gene encoding prephenate dehydratase has protein sequence MTNVSFQGERGAYSEAAARIFFNNEIDTVPFATFAEVLENTSSDKTECAILPVENSLEGSVGESYDLLYSTDLNAIGEIYHRIEHCLIGIGRLGEVDTVYSHPQALGQCRKFIEEHGMKTIPSYDTAGSVKIVKELNKRNCASIASKNAAEIYEMPIISSNITNNLNNYTRFLILSKTNSPITGNDKTSIIFSIKHEPGSLFRIIENFHKNNVNLTKIESRPTKTNTWEYNFYVDFEGHKEDSKISEMLEKIKHDTLFMKVLGSYPSAKLG, from the coding sequence ATGACAAATGTTTCGTTCCAAGGCGAACGAGGTGCATACAGTGAAGCAGCAGCACGAATATTTTTTAATAATGAAATAGATACTGTTCCGTTTGCCACATTTGCCGAAGTATTAGAAAATACATCATCAGATAAAACAGAATGCGCAATTTTACCTGTAGAGAATTCATTGGAAGGAAGCGTTGGTGAAAGCTATGATTTATTGTATTCTACAGATCTAAATGCAATAGGAGAGATTTATCATAGAATTGAACACTGTTTAATTGGAATTGGCAGATTAGGTGAGGTAGATACTGTTTATTCACATCCGCAAGCTTTGGGGCAGTGCAGAAAATTTATCGAAGAACACGGTATGAAGACAATTCCATCATATGATACTGCAGGAAGTGTAAAAATCGTTAAAGAACTAAACAAAAGAAATTGTGCAAGCATTGCAAGTAAGAATGCAGCAGAAATTTATGAAATGCCAATAATTTCCAGTAACATTACAAATAACCTAAATAATTATACCAGATTTTTAATCTTGTCAAAAACAAACAGCCCCATTACTGGCAATGACAAGACATCAATAATTTTCTCAATAAAGCATGAGCCAGGCTCATTGTTTCGGATTATAGAAAATTTTCACAAAAACAATGTCAACCTGACAAAGATCGAATCAAGGCCAACAAAAACAAACACATGGGAATATAATTTCTATGTGGATTTTGAAGGGCATAAAGAGGATTCAAAGATTTCAGAAATGTTGGAAAAAATAAAACACGATACACTGTTTATGAAAGTTTTAGGTTCGTATCCTTCTGCAAAACTTGGCTAA
- a CDS encoding DUF2024 family protein, translating to MDFHVFDTYVKAKDGHTMHFDVVTDESDIEKAISFAKEWLKGIGEETAKVSTEECRFCHTQSVPEDMEIEIMTNGYFIQRIDGCPEN from the coding sequence ATGGATTTTCATGTTTTTGACACATATGTTAAGGCAAAAGATGGTCATACAATGCATTTTGATGTCGTTACTGATGAAAGCGATATAGAAAAAGCGATTTCTTTTGCAAAAGAATGGCTAAAAGGAATTGGGGAAGAAACAGCAAAAGTAAGCACAGAGGAATGTAGATTTTGTCATACACAGTCAGTTCCAGAAGATATGGAAATTGAGATAATGACAAATGGTTATTTTATTCAAAGAATAGACGGGTGTCCTGAAAACTAA
- the folP gene encoding dihydropteroate synthase — protein sequence MAKLANVGVGGKNPVRIMGILNTSHESFYKKSIHTSTIKIKNYIKEMENTGADFIDVGGMSTAPYLPTMISEKTESKRVLSAIKIIQNASNLPISVDTCRAKVAKDALENGVEIINDISGLKYDDEMKKVVSKFSPSLILCAYDSKTVLGNPITSTKKLLRESLKIAKSSHISSEKIVLDPAIGFFRKTGQGQFFTKIKSDWVERDLSIIQNLNLIKQSFPILISVSNKSFLGRILGKENPADRLFGSIAAETISVVNGADVIRTHNVQATKDAITIASKLSKQHKGL from the coding sequence GTGGCAAAACTTGCAAATGTAGGCGTAGGTGGAAAAAACCCTGTTCGAATAATGGGAATTCTAAATACAAGTCATGAATCATTCTACAAAAAATCCATCCATACAAGTACGATTAAAATAAAAAATTACATAAAAGAGATGGAAAATACAGGCGCTGATTTTATCGATGTTGGCGGAATGTCTACTGCGCCATATCTACCTACTATGATTTCTGAGAAAACAGAATCAAAAAGAGTTCTTTCTGCAATTAAAATTATTCAAAATGCATCCAATCTGCCAATCTCAGTTGATACATGTAGGGCCAAAGTTGCAAAAGATGCTTTGGAAAATGGTGTTGAAATAATCAATGACATTTCAGGATTAAAATATGATGATGAAATGAAAAAAGTAGTATCAAAGTTTTCACCATCTCTAATTTTATGTGCATATGACTCTAAAACTGTTTTAGGAAATCCCATCACTTCAACTAAAAAACTTCTTAGAGAAAGTTTGAAAATAGCCAAAAGTTCTCATATTTCATCTGAAAAAATTGTATTGGATCCTGCTATTGGATTTTTTAGAAAAACAGGGCAAGGTCAATTTTTTACCAAAATTAAGTCAGATTGGGTAGAGCGAGATCTATCAATAATTCAAAACTTGAATTTGATAAAACAAAGTTTTCCAATTTTGATCTCAGTTTCAAACAAATCTTTTCTGGGGAGAATTTTGGGAAAAGAAAATCCTGCTGATCGGTTATTTGGATCCATTGCAGCAGAGACAATCTCTGTTGTTAATGGAGCCGATGTTATCCGTACGCACAATGTGCAGGCAACTAAAGATGCAATAACTATTGCATCTAAACTGTCAAAACAACACAAAGGCTTATAA
- the thsB gene encoding thermosome subunit beta: MASIQQGPNGPVLVLKESALQQKGKDAQQNNISAAKLVAELVKSSLGPRGLDKMLVDSLGDVTITNDGATILKEIDVQHPAAKMIVEISKTVDNEVGDGTTSSVVFAGALLARAEDLLKKDVHSSTIVDGFQAAADKTLEIYSALAKKVLPDDKDSLRKIATTSMQSKLISEDSGILSKIVVDAILSIATKKGDEYSVDLENIKVEKKSGGSIQDTQVIQGIVLDKEIVHSGMPTKIENAHIALINSALEIEKTEMSSEIRITDPTQMQMFLEEENRMIKSMVDKLHDIGANVLICQKGIDDIAQHYLAKYGIMAVRRVKESDMIKLSKATGGRVISNLDDLSESDLGSAKLAHQKKVESDKWVFIEGCKHPQSVTMLIRGGSQRVIDEVDRSIHDALMVVKDVIQKPEIVAGGGAPEAYAASLLKDWADNFDGKEQLAIKKYAEALEVIPLTIAENAGMDPIDTMANLRAKQNQGRKWTGIDARNTQIADMMAINVIEPIAVKEQIIKSATEAACMILRIDDVIATSGAPGGGMH; this comes from the coding sequence ATGGCATCGATTCAACAAGGACCAAATGGACCTGTTCTAGTTCTAAAAGAAAGTGCACTACAACAGAAAGGTAAAGATGCACAACAAAACAATATTTCTGCAGCAAAATTAGTTGCAGAATTAGTAAAAAGTAGTCTTGGACCTCGTGGTCTAGATAAAATGTTAGTTGATTCCTTAGGTGATGTTACTATTACAAATGATGGTGCTACCATCCTCAAAGAGATTGATGTTCAACATCCAGCAGCAAAAATGATAGTTGAAATTTCTAAAACAGTAGATAATGAAGTAGGTGATGGTACAACTTCTTCAGTTGTATTTGCAGGTGCTTTATTGGCAAGAGCAGAGGATCTTCTCAAAAAAGATGTTCATTCATCAACTATTGTTGATGGTTTTCAGGCAGCTGCAGACAAAACTCTTGAAATTTATTCTGCACTGGCAAAAAAAGTACTACCTGATGATAAAGACTCTCTTAGAAAAATCGCTACAACCAGCATGCAATCAAAATTAATCTCTGAAGACAGTGGAATATTATCAAAAATTGTAGTTGACGCAATTCTCAGCATCGCTACAAAGAAAGGCGATGAATACTCAGTTGATCTTGAAAACATTAAAGTTGAAAAGAAGTCTGGTGGTTCAATTCAGGATACACAAGTTATACAAGGAATTGTTTTGGATAAAGAAATTGTTCATAGCGGAATGCCAACAAAAATCGAGAATGCCCATATTGCATTAATTAATTCTGCATTAGAAATTGAAAAAACTGAAATGAGTTCTGAGATTAGAATTACAGACCCCACTCAAATGCAGATGTTCTTAGAAGAAGAAAATAGAATGATAAAATCCATGGTAGATAAATTACATGATATTGGAGCAAATGTTTTGATTTGTCAAAAAGGCATTGATGATATTGCTCAACACTATCTTGCAAAATATGGAATCATGGCAGTTCGTCGCGTAAAAGAAAGTGATATGATTAAACTTTCAAAAGCTACAGGTGGAAGAGTAATTAGTAATCTTGATGATCTTTCAGAAAGTGATTTAGGTTCCGCAAAATTGGCACATCAAAAAAAGGTGGAATCTGATAAATGGGTTTTCATTGAGGGTTGTAAACACCCACAATCTGTTACAATGTTAATTCGTGGAGGTTCTCAAAGAGTAATTGATGAAGTTGATCGTTCTATTCATGATGCGTTAATGGTAGTAAAAGATGTAATTCAAAAGCCTGAAATTGTTGCAGGTGGTGGTGCACCTGAAGCATACGCAGCATCATTGCTCAAAGATTGGGCTGATAATTTTGATGGCAAAGAACAACTAGCTATCAAGAAATATGCAGAGGCTCTAGAAGTAATACCATTGACAATTGCTGAAAATGCAGGAATGGATCCAATTGATACTATGGCAAATCTACGAGCCAAACAAAATCAAGGTCGTAAATGGACTGGAATCGATGCTAGAAATACTCAGATTGCTGATATGATGGCAATTAATGTTATAGAACCCATTGCAGTCAAAGAGCAAATAATCAAATCTGCTACAGAAGCTGCTTGCATGATTCTTAGGATTGATGATGTTATTGCTACATCTGGTGCCCCCGGTGGCGGAATGCATTAA
- a CDS encoding 30S ribosomal protein S27e, with protein sequence MKKDHIEIPKPASKFQKVNCNECGELQVVYSHASTQVACNSCGNAIAEATGSKAKINGKVSGSAE encoded by the coding sequence ATGAAAAAAGATCACATTGAGATTCCAAAACCAGCAAGTAAGTTTCAAAAAGTCAACTGTAATGAATGTGGAGAATTACAAGTAGTTTATTCTCATGCATCAACACAAGTTGCATGCAATTCCTGTGGAAATGCAATTGCAGAAGCAACAGGTTCTAAAGCCAAAATTAATGGCAAAGTCTCAGGTAGTGCTGAGTAA
- the guaA gene encoding glutamine-hydrolyzing GMP synthase, whose product MDKIVVLDFGSQYSHLICRRIREFSVYAELVPYDISFEELQKLNPKGIIFSGGPSSVYNSDAPVPENKIFEMDLPLLGICYGHQLIVNKYGGKVKRANKEYGSSLLTIDNDKDLLNGIGESVRAWMSHGDEAEQIPPGFQVIGHTEGAKAAAIASEDKSIYGIQFHPEVVHTEQGTEILKNFVLKVCGANQDWTMEGFIDSAVEKISKIEGNVLCGVSGGIDSTVVALLIHKAIGDRLKCVFVNNGLLRLNEEKEIEAMFKDNFKVNFTSIDAADQFLGKLKGVEDPEKKRMIVGEEFIHVFTEFAEKNGPFKWLAQGTLYPDVIESGVSKGPAAVIKSHHNVGGLPDWLNLEILEPLRELYKDEVRKIAKILEVPEKLFMRHPFPGPGLAVRIIGEVTPTKLMIAKIASRIVEDELLEANLYDKVWQAYAAVGDDRAVGVVGDERRYGNIVMIRVVDSIDAMTADWTRLPHGLLEKMSNRITNEIEDVTWVTYTISSKPPATIEPQ is encoded by the coding sequence ATGGACAAAATAGTAGTTTTAGATTTCGGGTCACAGTATAGCCATTTGATTTGCAGAAGAATAAGAGAATTTTCAGTTTATGCAGAACTTGTACCTTATGATATTAGTTTTGAAGAATTACAGAAACTTAATCCAAAAGGAATAATTTTTTCTGGAGGACCATCAAGCGTTTATAATTCAGATGCCCCAGTTCCTGAAAATAAAATATTTGAAATGGATTTACCGTTACTCGGAATTTGTTATGGACATCAATTGATTGTTAACAAGTATGGCGGCAAAGTAAAAAGAGCAAACAAAGAATATGGTTCATCTTTGCTTACAATTGATAATGACAAAGATCTTCTAAATGGGATTGGAGAATCAGTTAGAGCATGGATGAGTCACGGGGATGAAGCTGAGCAAATTCCACCTGGATTTCAAGTTATTGGACATACAGAAGGTGCAAAAGCTGCGGCAATTGCATCAGAAGACAAATCAATTTATGGAATTCAATTTCATCCAGAAGTAGTACACACAGAACAAGGTACGGAAATTCTCAAGAATTTTGTTTTGAAAGTTTGTGGTGCAAATCAAGATTGGACTATGGAGGGTTTTATTGATTCTGCAGTAGAGAAAATTTCTAAAATTGAAGGAAATGTACTTTGTGGAGTTAGTGGGGGGATAGATTCCACAGTAGTGGCACTACTAATTCATAAAGCAATCGGAGATAGACTAAAGTGTGTTTTTGTAAATAATGGCCTCTTACGATTAAATGAGGAAAAAGAAATTGAGGCGATGTTTAAAGATAATTTCAAAGTGAATTTTACTTCAATTGATGCTGCTGATCAATTTCTTGGGAAACTCAAAGGTGTAGAAGATCCTGAAAAGAAAAGAATGATTGTGGGTGAGGAATTCATTCATGTTTTTACAGAGTTTGCAGAAAAAAATGGTCCCTTCAAATGGCTGGCTCAAGGAACACTATATCCAGATGTAATTGAGAGCGGAGTCTCCAAAGGTCCTGCAGCTGTGATAAAATCTCACCACAATGTAGGAGGACTACCAGATTGGCTTAATTTAGAAATTTTAGAACCATTAAGGGAACTGTATAAAGATGAGGTAAGAAAAATAGCAAAAATTCTTGAAGTTCCAGAAAAGCTTTTCATGAGACATCCATTTCCCGGTCCAGGACTAGCTGTCAGAATAATCGGAGAGGTAACCCCAACCAAACTAATGATTGCAAAAATAGCTAGTAGAATTGTTGAAGACGAATTACTAGAAGCTAATTTGTATGATAAAGTATGGCAAGCTTATGCAGCTGTAGGCGATGATAGAGCAGTTGGTGTAGTTGGCGATGAACGAAGATATGGAAATATTGTAATGATTAGAGTTGTAGATTCAATAGATGCAATGACGGCAGATTGGACTCGACTCCCACATGGACTTTTAGAGAAGATGAGTAATAGAATAACAAATGAGATTGAAGATGTTACATGGGTAACATACACAATTTCAAGTAAACCGCCTGCAACAATTGAGCCTCAGTAG
- a CDS encoding 50S ribosomal protein L44e, with protein MNIPKVIRKYCAKCKTHTEQKVSIYKAGKRRGSARGERRHAERKKGYGGQKFPKLAKPAKVTKKVTPIMTCTVCKKKYNKVGVRIKKFELVAA; from the coding sequence ATGAACATTCCTAAGGTGATCAGAAAGTATTGTGCAAAGTGTAAAACACATACTGAACAAAAGGTCTCCATTTACAAGGCTGGAAAAAGACGTGGTTCAGCTAGAGGTGAGCGTCGACACGCAGAACGTAAAAAGGGATATGGTGGACAGAAATTCCCAAAATTAGCAAAACCAGCCAAAGTTACAAAGAAAGTTACTCCTATTATGACATGTACTGTTTGTAAAAAGAAATACAATAAAGTAGGAGTTAGAATTAAGAAATTTGAGTTGGTGGCAGCATGA
- the guaB gene encoding IMP dehydrogenase: protein MEFKEGLTFDDVLLVPKYSDITSRSQTDLTTKLSRNISINIPFVSANMDTVTESSMAVTMARAGGIGIIHRFLTIKEQAHEVLKVKRSGSIMIENPYSITLNKSVQDAIDYAHDMEISGLLVVDSNSKLIGIITERDLLFADPKLRIEDVMTKDVITAKFGVSLDESKEILHKHRIEKLPIVDDSGMIKGLITSKDITNNADFPNASKDKKGRPLVGAAVGVKGDFLERSESLLEAGADVLVVDIAHGHSENALSTIRNIKKAFPDCELIAGNIATAQGAEDLIKAGVDAVKVGVGSGSICITRVITGSGVPQLTAVMDCAKIGKDYGIPIISDGGTRTSGDATKALASGASSVMVGSMLGGTDESPGTVLTKNGKRFKVYRGMASLAASIGRKSKETGSISLDDDLNDYVAEGVEAMVPYKGTVTDILKQLTGGVRSGLSYCGAHTITQMQENAEFIKMSRAGFAESQPHDVSLM from the coding sequence TTGGAATTTAAAGAAGGATTAACTTTTGACGATGTTCTTCTTGTACCCAAATATTCAGATATTACAAGCAGAAGTCAGACCGATCTAACAACAAAATTATCTCGAAATATATCAATTAACATTCCTTTTGTAAGTGCAAATATGGATACTGTTACAGAATCTTCCATGGCTGTAACCATGGCTCGTGCTGGCGGTATTGGAATAATTCACAGATTTTTGACCATCAAAGAGCAAGCACATGAGGTTCTCAAAGTAAAACGTTCAGGAAGCATAATGATAGAAAATCCATATTCTATCACTTTAAACAAGTCTGTTCAAGATGCTATAGATTACGCACATGATATGGAAATATCTGGTCTTTTAGTAGTTGATTCAAATTCTAAATTAATAGGAATAATAACAGAGAGAGATTTACTTTTTGCTGATCCAAAACTTCGCATTGAAGATGTTATGACAAAAGATGTCATTACTGCAAAATTTGGGGTTTCTCTTGATGAATCTAAAGAAATTTTGCATAAACACAGAATTGAAAAATTACCAATAGTTGATGACTCTGGAATGATAAAGGGATTGATTACAAGTAAAGATATTACAAACAATGCTGATTTTCCAAATGCATCAAAAGATAAGAAAGGGCGTCCACTAGTTGGTGCCGCAGTTGGCGTAAAAGGTGACTTTTTAGAAAGAAGTGAATCTCTTTTAGAGGCAGGTGCAGATGTACTTGTTGTTGATATTGCACATGGTCATAGCGAAAACGCCTTGAGTACAATTCGTAATATCAAAAAAGCATTTCCTGACTGTGAACTGATTGCAGGAAACATTGCAACTGCTCAAGGTGCTGAAGATTTGATTAAAGCAGGTGTTGACGCAGTTAAAGTTGGTGTTGGCTCTGGATCAATTTGTATTACTAGAGTGATTACTGGTTCTGGCGTTCCGCAATTAACAGCAGTGATGGATTGTGCAAAAATTGGCAAGGATTATGGCATTCCTATAATTTCTGATGGTGGTACTAGAACTTCTGGTGATGCGACAAAAGCATTAGCTTCTGGAGCTTCGTCTGTAATGGTAGGCAGTATGCTTGGAGGAACTGATGAATCTCCTGGTACAGTTTTGACTAAAAATGGAAAACGCTTCAAGGTTTATCGTGGAATGGCTTCTTTAGCTGCTTCAATTGGTAGAAAATCCAAAGAAACAGGCTCAATTTCCCTTGATGATGATCTTAATGATTATGTTGCAGAAGGGGTTGAAGCAATGGTTCCTTACAAGGGAACTGTTACTGATATTCTCAAGCAACTAACTGGTGGGGTACGCTCTGGATTGAGTTATTGTGGTGCTCATACAATCACACAAATGCAAGAAAATGCAGAATTTATCAAAATGTCAAGAGCCGGATTTGCAGAAAGTCAGCCTCATGATGTTTCTTTGATGTAA
- a CDS encoding ROK family protein — protein sequence MYKIGIDLGGTKTEVILLDENLRALERKRIPTPQNDYEEIINNISSLVLEVSENISDFSIGICTPGAISKQTGLIKNSNTQCLIGNSLKQDLEKKLGKKISIENDANCFTMAEAKMGAAMDYGLVFGVIMGTGVGGGIVINGNLHSGRTNIAGEWGHHILHRNGNSCYCGKAGCVETYISGPSLEKQWKKQTGKSMSLPEILSNIDNKIGQKWKDEFLENFGYGLANVIDILDPDAIVLGGGLSNIDFLYTEGKKSVYDKVFSDLVDTPILKNKLGDSAGVYGAALLT from the coding sequence TTGTATAAAATTGGCATAGATTTAGGCGGTACCAAAACCGAAGTAATTTTACTTGATGAAAATCTTCGTGCTTTAGAAAGAAAAAGAATCCCAACACCACAAAATGATTATGAAGAAATAATCAATAACATCTCATCTTTGGTTTTGGAAGTATCAGAAAATATTTCTGATTTTTCTATTGGTATTTGTACGCCTGGCGCCATTTCTAAACAAACTGGGTTGATAAAAAACAGCAATACTCAATGCTTGATTGGGAACTCTCTAAAACAAGACCTAGAAAAAAAACTTGGGAAAAAAATTTCTATTGAAAACGATGCTAATTGTTTCACTATGGCAGAAGCTAAAATGGGTGCTGCTATGGATTATGGTTTAGTTTTTGGAGTAATCATGGGTACTGGTGTTGGAGGCGGTATTGTGATTAATGGAAATCTTCATTCTGGTAGAACTAACATCGCTGGAGAGTGGGGACATCATATTTTACATCGTAATGGAAATTCCTGTTATTGCGGAAAAGCTGGGTGTGTTGAAACTTACATCAGCGGCCCATCATTAGAAAAACAATGGAAAAAACAAACTGGTAAATCTATGTCTCTTCCTGAAATTCTTTCTAATATTGACAATAAGATTGGTCAGAAATGGAAAGATGAATTTCTTGAAAATTTTGGTTACGGCCTTGCTAATGTAATTGACATTTTAGATCCTGATGCAATTGTTTTAGGTGGTGGTTTGTCAAATATTGATTTTCTATACACTGAAGGAAAAAAATCGGTTTATGATAAAGTATTTTCAGATCTAGTTGATACTCCAATTTTGAAAAACAAATTAGGTGATTCTGCTGGCGTATATGGCGCAGCACTATTAACTTAG
- a CDS encoding adenine deaminase, protein MGDKKADLILKNCNLLSVYTREILPKIQIAIMRDRIAYVGPDASHTLGPKTTVIDVKEKYVSPGFADPHLHIDQFVLPSEFVQKALLCGVTSLFSDPIDIVSVAGYKGFQEFLKLGEDLPIRIFQVVPGGLPVDGKFSNSDSLTLSQEKSAIKHPHVLGLGEVFSWTKVTLREPKTMKSISSMLEHDCIINGHTAGASEKKLNAYVSSGILSCHEPINFDQVLERLRLGMWIMIREGSIRRDLKEIIPSVLSHGTYLNRLMFCSDGLDPLDIMNFGHIDHCVRESIKLGLKPIDAITMASKNNFDYYNMGKDLGGIAPGKLADILIFDDLKSIKPTKVFVGGKLVVSNGKIVTSIKKKSISPWFKKTVKLKKFSKNDFLIKSKKKDVLANTIFMQTEIITKIGSANLHSKDNQISASLDSDIWKVAAFDRIHGTNQHSIGFLENFGADIGAFASTWSFHENDLIVIGSDDSDMAIASNHLIQNQGGLVVVKSGKILASLPLQFAGIISTDSFDKVSKNFENINNVIVDSGCKFSRPHLIPLFLPFLALPSVRILSGGIVDVKKRCYIQPIN, encoded by the coding sequence ATGGGTGACAAAAAAGCCGATCTTATTTTAAAAAATTGTAATTTACTATCAGTTTACACACGAGAAATTCTCCCAAAAATTCAGATTGCAATAATGCGTGATAGAATTGCATATGTTGGTCCTGATGCTTCACATACTTTAGGTCCAAAAACAACTGTAATTGATGTAAAAGAAAAATATGTTTCTCCTGGTTTTGCAGATCCTCACTTGCATATTGATCAATTTGTGTTGCCTTCTGAATTTGTACAGAAGGCTCTTCTTTGCGGTGTTACTTCTTTATTTTCAGATCCAATCGATATTGTAAGCGTTGCAGGTTACAAAGGTTTTCAAGAATTTCTTAAACTTGGGGAAGATTTACCGATAAGAATTTTCCAAGTTGTACCTGGAGGTCTTCCTGTGGATGGAAAATTTAGTAACAGTGACTCTCTCACATTATCGCAAGAAAAATCTGCAATAAAACATCCACATGTTCTTGGTTTGGGAGAAGTTTTTTCTTGGACCAAAGTAACTCTTCGTGAACCAAAAACAATGAAATCTATTTCATCTATGTTGGAGCATGATTGTATAATTAATGGCCATACAGCTGGTGCAAGTGAAAAGAAACTTAATGCATATGTTTCCTCTGGTATTTTATCATGTCATGAACCAATCAATTTTGATCAAGTGTTAGAACGATTACGTCTTGGAATGTGGATAATGATTAGAGAAGGCTCGATAAGACGAGATTTGAAAGAAATTATTCCAAGCGTTTTATCTCATGGGACGTATCTTAATCGTTTGATGTTTTGCTCAGATGGTCTTGATCCTCTTGATATTATGAATTTCGGTCACATAGATCATTGTGTAAGAGAATCAATCAAACTTGGCCTCAAACCAATAGATGCAATCACTATGGCTTCAAAAAACAATTTTGATTATTATAACATGGGAAAAGATCTTGGTGGAATAGCGCCTGGAAAATTAGCAGATATTCTAATCTTTGATGATCTAAAATCAATTAAACCGACCAAAGTCTTTGTAGGTGGAAAACTAGTTGTATCTAATGGAAAAATTGTCACATCTATTAAGAAAAAATCAATATCTCCATGGTTCAAAAAAACTGTAAAATTAAAAAAATTCTCAAAAAATGACTTTCTTATAAAATCAAAAAAGAAAGATGTACTTGCAAATACTATATTCATGCAAACTGAAATCATTACTAAAATCGGTTCAGCTAATCTTCATTCAAAGGATAATCAAATTTCTGCTTCTTTAGATTCTGATATATGGAAAGTTGCAGCATTTGATAGAATTCATGGTACAAATCAACATTCTATTGGATTTCTTGAAAATTTTGGAGCTGATATTGGTGCATTTGCATCTACGTGGAGTTTTCATGAAAATGATCTGATAGTAATTGGATCTGATGATTCTGATATGGCAATAGCTTCCAACCACCTTATACAGAATCAAGGTGGACTTGTTGTAGTAAAATCTGGTAAAATTCTTGCATCTTTGCCCTTACAATTTGCAGGAATTATTTCTACAGATTCTTTTGACAAAGTATCCAAAAATTTTGAAAATATCAATAATGTCATTGTTGATTCTGGATGTAAATTTTCCAGACCTCATCTGATTCCATTGTTTTTGCCTTTCTTGGCATTACCTTCTGTTAGAATTCTTTCAGGTGGAATTGTAGATGTGAAAAAACGGTGTTACATACAACCGATCAACTAA
- a CDS encoding 6-hydroxymethylpterin diphosphokinase MptE-like protein, which yields MMELGWKKRYADILKEFNYSEKKDKESAILLNSILKESNVNQKIIRLIEGKTVFVIGSGPSLLTAIPVLKRYKKSIKIAADSSLEPLVKNGIMPNIIVTDLDGDEDTLKKIAKTQAIFVVHAHGDNIEKLALAKKFKNCIGTTQSKPISKIQNFGGFTDGDRGVFLANHYGAKKIILFGMDFGKKIGKFSNTKKIDRETKLMKLKKGENLLEWLSTITKSELFTTSKSIKGFQKISYKELDIIIT from the coding sequence ATGATGGAATTAGGTTGGAAAAAGAGATATGCAGATATTTTAAAAGAATTCAATTATAGTGAAAAAAAGGATAAAGAATCAGCTATTCTGTTAAACTCAATTTTAAAAGAATCAAACGTAAATCAGAAAATTATCCGCCTAATTGAAGGAAAAACAGTTTTTGTTATTGGTTCAGGCCCTTCGTTATTAACGGCCATTCCAGTATTAAAAAGATACAAAAAATCAATTAAAATTGCTGCAGATAGTTCACTTGAACCACTTGTAAAAAATGGGATCATGCCAAACATCATAGTTACAGATTTGGATGGCGATGAAGACACGTTAAAAAAAATTGCAAAAACACAAGCCATTTTTGTTGTTCATGCGCATGGTGATAATATTGAAAAGTTAGCATTAGCAAAAAAATTTAAAAATTGTATTGGAACAACACAATCAAAACCCATTAGTAAAATACAAAATTTTGGTGGATTTACTGATGGGGATAGAGGAGTATTTCTTGCAAATCACTATGGGGCAAAAAAAATAATTTTGTTTGGAATGGATTTTGGAAAAAAAATCGGTAAATTTTCAAATACAAAAAAAATAGATAGAGAAACAAAATTAATGAAATTAAAAAAAGGGGAAAATCTTTTAGAATGGTTATCAACTATTACAAAGTCAGAATTATTTACCACGTCAAAATCAATTAAGGGATTTCAAAAAATATCATACAAAGAACTGGATATTATAATTACCTAG